The DNA window GTACGTACTTACAAACTTACAACACTAATTTATACCACTGCTGCTATTGCAACAGTGTATCACATCTGGCTATGAAGCTCTCTGGCATCAAAAGATTCATCTCCTCACCGCAATAGTGAAGACTATATAGTATTAACTATGAAGTGAGATATAGAGATAGAGATAGAAGATGGATACGTACATGGGTTTGTTTATATGAGTGTTCAGGCTATATTTGGTGCTAGTAGtttgtaaaaatacaaatacatagctgattaaaaaaatatattcataatttttgaaaaattcacatgttgtcctaattaattaaaagtatacgattaaataataataataataataactaaaagAATTAATAGAATACTGAAATGAATAAAGGGAGAAAAAGAGATTTTTAAAATGTCAGAAGTGGGATTTGAACCCACGCCCTCGTAAGAGGACCAGAACTTGAGTCTGGCGCCTTAGACCACTCGGCCACCCTGACTCTTGTGTCAATTTTCCTACTTCTATTTCTCTTAGTTAACTGTTAGTTAAGATAcaattgaaatatatattgtttatttatttgattattttaattgcTTAATGAGATGTTCATGCTCATATAATGGGATACTACAAGTGTAATTAAAGACTTTTATGAAACTATAGatcattttcttaattattaattaatttttagttttgtgATTGTTtgaaaatacataatttttatttattaatataaaattatacatgtGGCGCTATGTAATAATTGAATAAGTAGTCGTGTTATCATTTTATTTGTCACGTGTGataaaatttgacaaaaaatcaagaaATAGAGATTCACATGACCAAAACCAAGAACTCTGAGCTTTCAGCGAGCAACCTGATCATTTTGAGTAAGAACATCAAAGACTAATGCATGTTTTGTGGTTGATAAGAGGACTTTGCATAATTTTTTCTCTAtattaaacaaaacaaaatttgtttgctacatttttttttctatataattatgataattttttGAGTAGGACATATGCCATTGATCCATGATCATTAACAACATGATTTGGCTCCGCCCCTGATTACGAACCTAGCTaatgataataaacacatatgctTAGCTTATTTTCtcgtgattttttatttttcaagtaaCGTCGAAACCATCGCTGCACATACTTAGCTGCAAAAGGTTTTAAGCCCTCGGACATTGATTCATTGGCCGAGCACCGAAAAAACTTAGACCAACAACTAGAGAGCACATGTTCCAAGTCAATTGCCATCAAAGTAAATGCTTCGACTTTAGTATGTGATTTGAGATTAGCAGTCGAAATAGGAAAGTCGTTATAAGATGTTGAGCTCAACTGCCATTCTACGAGTTCATTTCCATAGAAATCTCCCTTTTGAAGACGATTTGTAGGTGTTGTACTACTTCCGAAAGTCCATACAACACCTTGTGTGATGAAAAGCACCATATCAAGAGGCTCTCCCTTTCGAACAATATAACTTTTCTCCGAATATGTAACTGGCTTTAAATATTTGCATATTGTTTCGTAAACATACTCATCCATGCTTCGAAACAAAGGAACCTgttaatttattcaaaataataacatgttaaaatactataaaaaaatcttacatttaatcacaacaaaacttgtaactaaaagtaaaaaagctgtgactaattataaatcatcattttTATATTCTAACTAAAATGTTTgtagctaaaagtattagtcacaaaaatcataatttgttgtgactataaattaatgtatttttagtcacaatagttgttatgactaaaactaaattaaacttgtatctaaatattatatcttcgttacaagtaattttttattttgactaAATTCACAagtaaaaattgtttaaaattaatcaatttatcatattatttaGTGACATATATTTAATATAGAAGAGAAATAACTTACTTTTTTTAAGATAGGGAAACACATATGTTTCTTAATAGACATTCCTAAAGTCAAAGGAAGAATATGCAAAAGATGTTCAATATCAACATCTTTTCCTTCTTGCAATCTCAATTGGACATATTTCATAACCTTTGGCTCTATACCCACAGGAATTCCATTTCTTGATATCCATAACTCTGCCTTTTGTTCACTTGTGTTCTTCTCATGCTTTTTCACATCTAATATTTTGGTAACCCAAGCTGCAAATGACTATACACATAAttcaacattattattattattatcataaaGTATATATAAGTGCACTCATTTAGTGTGTAATATatgtcttaattaattttacctCACTCTTGTGTTGATTGTTGTCATGATCAGCATGCTCTTCAAGTAATGAAAAGAGATGTTTTACATCAAAATCTTTGCCTTCTCTAATTGTTTGAGTTAgatatcttttgatgactttcTTTTTATGTGGTGGAAGATCATggtttgatagatatgaatctaTTTCAGGTTGTTTGATGCTTAATTTTCTCCTTGCTTCTTCTGATTTTGTAGTTTCCAATTGCATGTATGTCTGCAATTTAATTACATTACCATGAATAACTTAGATGAGAAATAAACGGAAATTTTTACACAAAGTACTTAAAATTACtcttatatattatgtatttgcagattttattttttataagttttttactTGTATCTTTTTGGAgaaattttatctttttagtgaCAAGTAACCTTTCTTCCAGTGActaaaagtaatatttaatcacaaattatatgtatgtatatatatattgtgatcgAGAGATTGTCACTAAAGAGTAATTCTGTTTTTAGTAGTGAGAACAAAAAACACAAATTTGTTGTGAGTGTGCATATTACCTGTAAATTGCCAATGAggtacaaaaataaaagtaagcCAAGGATAGAAATAAGAACTGCAAAGAAATTTTCTCCAACATTGCTACTTGTATCAAGGTTTTGACCAAAAGAACtacaaaatagaagaaaaagaaataagagAGATTGCATaagtttaagtattttttttttcaatttataaaCTATAAATATAAGTTGAAATTACCTCAAATTTCTCAAACCCCACCAAAAACTACGAgagaattttcttagaaaatctGTTTTGCAAACTATACGAGACTCAATCGCTTGAGAAAATATTCCGAAATTGAAGATAACTGGATTTGGTGGATTAACTGGGCAATACTGATCCACAATTGTTAGATTCTTGATGGGATGATGATGGCTTTGACAATCAAAAGGACCTGGAATACATTCTTCTATTCCTACACT is part of the Cannabis sativa cultivar Pink pepper isolate KNU-18-1 chromosome 5, ASM2916894v1, whole genome shotgun sequence genome and encodes:
- the LOC115715919 gene encoding putative cyclic nucleotide-gated ion channel 13 isoform X2 — its product is MNNYYEDKDNKDTVSLRDYYAKQINSSPMMKDGRRSDYYSPSKNKDRIKVEKILNPWAASPREQWNKIFLASCVIGVMIDPLFLYIPIVNDENKCLDKDHNVMAISLVLRSLTDFSYVLHIIFRLQIALAMSKEFGLSIFTGFPWSYLLIDVLSILPLPQVVVLMYFSKITGSRSLTARKFLSLLLFLQYVPRLLRVYLSAKELGRTYDSLTCRVWVRGTFFFFLYIIFGHVFGAFWYFHSIFRETACWHIACKSVGIEECIPGPFDCQSHHHPIKNLTIVDQYCPVNPPNPVIFNFGIFSQAIESRIVCKTDFLRKFSRSFWWGLRNLSSFGQNLDTSSNVGENFFAVLISILGLLLFLYLIGNLQTYMQLETTKSEEARRKLSIKQPEIDSYLSNHDLPPHKKKVIKRYLTQTIREGKDFDVKHLFSLLEEHADHDNNQHKSESFAAWVTKILDVKKHEKNTSEQKAELWISRNGIPVGIEPKVMKYVQLRLQEGKDVDIEHLLHILPLTLGMSIKKHMCFPILKKVPLFRSMDEYVYETICKYLKPVTYSEKSYIVRKGEPLDMVLFITQGVVWTFGSSTTPTNRLQKGDFYGNELVEWQLSSTSYNDFPISTANLKSHTKVEAFTLMAIDLEHVLSSCWSKFFRCSANESMSEGLKPFAAKYVQRWFRRYLKNKKSRENKLSICVYYH
- the LOC115715919 gene encoding putative cyclic nucleotide-gated ion channel 13 isoform X1, whose product is MYIYYILYICVNIIYVRERSSISTIIILYNHIICIVIYLCCEPCVPCYVFVHFILEPYCYIVVKIMNNYYEDKDNKDTVSLRDYYAKQINSSPMMKDGRRSDYYSPSKNKDRIKVEKILNPWAASPREQWNKIFLASCVIGVMIDPLFLYIPIVNDENKCLDKDHNVMAISLVLRSLTDFSYVLHIIFRLQIALAMSKEFGLSIFTGFPWSYLLIDVLSILPLPQVVVLMYFSKITGSRSLTARKFLSLLLFLQYVPRLLRVYLSAKELGRTYDSLTCRVWVRGTFFFFLYIIFGHVFGAFWYFHSIFRETACWHIACKSVGIEECIPGPFDCQSHHHPIKNLTIVDQYCPVNPPNPVIFNFGIFSQAIESRIVCKTDFLRKFSRSFWWGLRNLSSFGQNLDTSSNVGENFFAVLISILGLLLFLYLIGNLQTYMQLETTKSEEARRKLSIKQPEIDSYLSNHDLPPHKKKVIKRYLTQTIREGKDFDVKHLFSLLEEHADHDNNQHKSESFAAWVTKILDVKKHEKNTSEQKAELWISRNGIPVGIEPKVMKYVQLRLQEGKDVDIEHLLHILPLTLGMSIKKHMCFPILKKVPLFRSMDEYVYETICKYLKPVTYSEKSYIVRKGEPLDMVLFITQGVVWTFGSSTTPTNRLQKGDFYGNELVEWQLSSTSYNDFPISTANLKSHTKVEAFTLMAIDLEHVLSSCWSKFFRCSANESMSEGLKPFAAKYVQRWFRRYLKNKKSRENKLSICVYYH